A segment of the Carassius carassius chromosome 21, fCarCar2.1, whole genome shotgun sequence genome:
GTTTTGCTGTCAGAAcgatgtaattttgtgtgttttaacaCTAAGGCCACATCAGCAGCACTAAGGTTAACACTGAATGACAGACTTTTCTGGTAGAAACCGCTGACTAGAGACTTGAACATCTTTGCAGGATGCTTAACATGTTTCCTGTTTTTAGAAAAAGAAACCCAAAGATTTCTGTTTTATGTTTAAAGACAGATTGAATTTCATTTCTGAAGCTTGAATCAGTGGATTCAGAGAATTTGCTGTGCTGTAAATGAAGGTTAATGCCCTGTGTATGAACCGCTTGGGAAGGAGATTTCTATTGAAAGATCCAAAATGCACTTTTCTACAACCGTATTCATGTTTTGTTTGATGTTATGATGATACTGTAGCCGTCACAGTAGCCATTGCCTCTGCTTTCAGCAAAATACCATTTCATCCTTACTTTGATTTCTCTTCATGGTATGTAAGGGATATCAAAACTTAATCAAAACTCAAATTTTCTTCAGAATCTTTGTCTGAAGAAGCGTTTGTAATTCTGTGTTGTTTTCAGCGCTGACTTCAGTGCTTCTAACAGTGCGCATCTGAAAGTGAGGAGATAAAAGAATTTCTGACCTTTGTAAGATCAAGGAAAGAAACCATTAAAATATGTCAATGGCATTTTCTAAACTTAAATGTCTTGGGAGCGCTTAATGAATTGTATTAACAAATCTGCAAACTTTGAAAATACAGCTTCCAACAAAACCACactgctttttaatttattttcccataaaaaaaaaaataatgcttgaATAGCTCTGATCCCAAAcactagaatatggaaataactttTTATCAAATTAAGTGAGTTATGATTTTAACAAGAACAAATACCTGCCAATGAGCTCAGAAAAATAGTTTGTACACCCATTGACAGATATTGTTCTTGTTTCAAGCATATACTCAATTAATTAAGGCCTTCATTTGTGAAAGGTTGAATTAAGACATTTCAAGACCCGGAGAAACACTTAATGTGGTGGTAATTAGTGAGTTTTAACTTTGATATAACTCAATCCACACCATATATAGGCTACCTGAATGATTCCTCAAACCATGCTTTCTGAGGAATGTATAATATTACTGTTCAAGATAACTGGACACCGCAAAATAGGTTAAAATGATCCCATTGATGTTTGACTTGAGCCCAGGGACCACATTTCAAAGAGACTTTATCAGGTAAACCAGGAagactataaataataattaaatattaataattaaattttaggaGTCCCCCAACAACAGTTTGCCATGCAGGCAagctcaaaaaacactttcagattttattttaattttaataaagccTAGTGTCTAAAGATTTACATATAAAGTCACTGATAttactagtttttatttttagattttctgttttcatttcaagTTGTAGTtatgttgtttttgtctttttaatttgttttattttttgttgttttagtacattgagttagaggaaattaaaatgagaaatgataatcaattagctgaaataaaaagtttagattaaaaaaaaaaaaaaaaaaaaaaaaaaaagctatagtCAAAGAAAAGAAATACACTCTAAATGTTCTTTATTGCACCAGGCACTTAACAATAACCCTCCCGACCCGACATTACGATTTGAACCATAAATCCAACACctaaatactatatattaaacATCATCCTCTTTCTGTACAATAAGAAAAAACTAGAACCAGAACTAAAGAAATGAGAACTTCACATTCGAGAGTGCCAAACAAGTAAAACAAGCATATACAACTTTAATATTCGTCACAGTATTTCATTCCCTGAAACTGCAGCAAAGTCTGGTCACGAGACTCCTCACAACCGTTCACCTTCATTAGCCCAGAATCATGTCTTCAGTAACAACATATAGATGAATCAATAACTTACATTAAATGTCATACAACATCTCTGTTTTTGAGTGGAATAATCGGTTGAACATGAGTGGTTTTTCTTCGGATAAGGTTGAGCTGTGAGAGAGGAAGCGGTCCTCGTCTAAGAAAGAGAAACAAATCCCGTGAATGGTTATCTTTCAGTTTCTTGCGGCTCTTCAGACAGATTTTCTCGCAGTCAGCACTCGTACGATGGACCCCAGACCCCCCACAGCAAAAGCCTGAGTGAGAAGACAATAATGGACGTGTGAGATGAATAACAGACGCCAAAGACATCAAGTCTCTTTATTCCGAGAGCCACCTTTTCGTGCCACTGGAGCAGGATGGCGCTGCTGTTGTCCGAGGGCTTCTCGAAGCCTCTGTAGATGTACTTCATCAGCAGGTCCACTCTGTTTCTGTCCAGAGACTTCACGGCCGGCTCGATATCGCTGCTCTTGAATGCAGTCAGCACTCGTAACACCACCGTCTGTGCCCACTCCTGAGAGAGGAGGTGGAGCGAGCACAACAAACAAGTGTAATAGGCATAAAAGACCAACATTTAtcgaaaagacaaagaaaaaaggcATAATAACTACAGATGcaccaaaatatataaattatgttaatgtaattatatatttatataataatacttatatttatattagaaATTGGCCCTATTCATTTCCACTGACAACATAgcccttttttttctattttcaagcAGAAGTTATTTTTGTGGTAACCAACATTTTGCAGTGAACCCGTAATATTCTCTTAAACCATTCAGAGTGCTGAATTTCACACCCTCAAGGCAAATCAACACCACATTCCAGACACACGATGATGAGATTTCTGTGACAACCTGTTATGTACAAATAGGGCCCCTAATAACAGTGTTGTTGAACATCTGAGAGCAATACATCAAGATGTCTGAGCAACAGAGTTAGCTCTTACTTTCACTGCCGGATTCTTGGAGTTGATTGGTGGATTCCTCAAGGCGATGTGAAATGATGTCATCATGTCCCCTGTGCATCACAGTTAGTTAAGGAAAGCTGAGCAACCAGCCAGTCGCTCCTAAAAACCCTGAAGAGCATTCTTTAGATGTATGGTTCACATTTTACAAAGTATTAGAGAAGTTTACAGAGAAGCTGGTGTACATATCTGGTATTTGTGTCACTGGCTGtttatgtatgtacatttttCAGTGTTATATgcagagagacaaaaaaaaataaaccatttatAGGTTGGTTTCTTTGAAAAGTGTAAACTGTTTCTCTGTCGCATATAAAAACACTGCCAATCATCCTGAACAGCCCAAAACAGCAACACTTCATTTGAAGTGCGACTATGTTTCCTGTCCGACCAATGGAAGATGAGGAGGGAGagctaaaaaaaacagtttgaaaacaATCATTATTACACACTCAACTATTCAACTTAAAGATTTTAGAGATCTGAGTCTTACTATTCACTACCTTTATGCACAAACTCATCCTCCTTTAAAGAAACCAATAGTGACCAAAAGAAAATGCAAGTAAGCATCTAAACAATATGTTGAAGACACAAACATGTGATTCATGTCTTTATCATATTAGTGGAGATGTCAGAGTCAGTCCTCTTTAAAGATCTTAGTCTAAAAATGTGCATCTGAGCACCAAAAATGGATCATTCCAGTCACAACCGCTGATGGCCTGATTacataaatggggggggggggggggggggattgttTTAAAAAAGggaattaaaataattacttatTCTGAGTCTGTGTGTTCACGTAACAGCCCTTTAAGGAtaataaatgaaaacttaaaacataaaataacttaTAATTCATCTATAACAgctaaaaactgaaactaaactgaagccagaaaaaaagagagagaaaattatgAGAGTGACAACTAAAATCTACTGTACAgaacaacaaaacagaaataaaatagaaaaaaataaaataaaacctaacctataaaatattaagacataatattaaattattaaaacataaaggAATCAGCACCACCAATAACTCCACTAAATAATCGGCTcctttaaatacaaaaacaaaacatgaataatttGGAATGAAGCTAAAGCTGCCCCACATCACACCCACTGTGGAAGTATCTGACAGATTCAGATTCACTCTATTCCTGTGAACTGTCTCTCTGACTATGATGTAGTGTGTCTGGACATCACAGAGGCGCTGATGGGTTTGAGACACAACCTGTGCGTAAATAATGTATAAGGTACATCTGAACTAGGACAAGGTTTTTGGAGGGACCTTAAGACAGATGAACTTACTCCTGGCATGTTTAAGAGAGATGTACTTACTCGTGGCATGTTTAAGAGAGAGGATCTGATCTGAAGGATATTGTCTGATGAGATCGTCAACCTCGCGCGCGTCCGGTCCCTGCTGCTCGGACGCCTCGTCCTGCTCGTCCACGAATTTATTCTCGTCGTATTCGACGATGTCGACTCCCCGGAATCGTGAGGACTGGGTGTTTTTCGCCATGAGGAGGGGCAGCGTCAGTCAATCACGCGAGCCCGGGAATGTGCAGGAAAGGGACCGATGCGCGACCGCGCGGATGCGAGTGTGTCAGTGCCGAGAGCCGAGGGCACGGAGCGCCGTTCCTGCGTTCATCTGTCAGCTGGACGCTGCGGCTGTTCCCTCTGCCCCAGCGACAGCATCTCCACACATTCCTGCAGAGACCACACGGTTCCCGACTGGAGCGGAAACGGAATCACACACCACGCTGTTACGCTGTCACACGGTGTTTGCGTTTCCTGTGATGCAACGATGGAACCTGCATCTTATATATTAAGGTATGGATAAAAAGAATTAACAACAACAAGAAGTGttacatttgtaaaactgaatgaaaatctgaattaatttgatttactacttattttaattctttttttattttactgtattttcatatttatttagaaagaaaagtatgaaaattatGGACTAAAACAAAGAATACCAATATAAATATGTAGGCTATTCGTAATAtacaattcatattttttaattcattattttatatatttatttaaaataatattataattatagtaaTCATAATACTACATGCTCTGAAATCCTTTTTtcattatatgtaaataaaacttaTCTGATAATATAAGTAACTATATGCATTTTTAtacactttttacatttatttatttattttatcataatcaaaatgcataatttattttttgttttcattttatatatctaCATTTTCtctaataatattaatgtacaaTGTTTTTGTTCTATCCAGTAGTCActgaaatatattattacattttaatatattatttttttatcaataattcTAATCTTCATAATAAATGCTCTAAAATCTTTTTGTTTTcgttttacatatacataattcTAATAATCTTAATAACTGTGCAATATGctcttttatttaattgacaTTGAAATATATAGCCTATGCTATCTTCCAGTTGCAAACTGTGTTTgacaaacaaagaaatattgctacttattatgcaatcacataataattgctgttaatagtgttcatcgtctggttaaCTAggctacgtcttgtattaatattgtagaaacttcattttctgtaaagttgctttgcactgatttgtatagtaaaaagcgctatacaaataaacttgaattgaattgaatatgttaatttttttttattttttatttttattttttattaacatattcTATTTGACGAGCTTATCTGTTGTTTTCCAGGCTGTTTGGAATTATAAACTGTTATAAACGGCCAATTATGGAGAATTGTGACAAATAGgcctaccatttaaaaaaaaaaaaaaatgtaatatttaacattGGAATATCTTAAAGCTTACTAGACAGTTGGAGAAACGGTAAAAAGCTAGACTAAACAATGCTTTGAATTGCAGCATTTCAAGGGAGCTTTTCTTGCATGCCTGGCTTTTCTTATATGACCACTAGAGGACAGCagatgttttcatattaatgttttacatttcttCCTGGTACATTTATGTGTATTACGTTACAGATGGATCATAAATCAAAGCAGTACACCATCTTTAACAAATTTGTTTGCAAAATATTCAAatccttttcttctttttatgCTGTTTGACATTGTAAGACATGCAGCTTGATGACGCCATTCATTGcctcataataaataaatggattcattaaaacaaacttaaaacaagcaaataaagTAATTTATCAATCAAATAGAATCTAAAAAAGATGCTTAGCTGACATTTTACTTTCATGAAATATCATGCAGATCACTGGGAGCGTCTGACCCGGTCTGTTCCCATACCATCCATTCATTTTCATGACATTagtgaatgtttttttaattctacATGTATgttttgcttctgtttttttattgtttctcgTGCCTTCCAGCTAAGTAATGTGTATGCACAGGCTTTATCAATACCCAGCTAACATCCTCTCTCTTATTTTCTGAGGGCAATGCAAATATTTACTCAGTCTGAACTGGAAGGGAATGCTGAGAGACAGAGACCTCTGGCTATTTCCACACAACCCTGCTGCTTTATAGTGTTCATTTAATCAGATCATCTACGGCATCGATAGAGCCTCAAGTTACATTGTTTGAACATGTTCAGAATCTGAATAATTCATTCAGCATATAACAGTATAGCGTGTGGATGCAATGAAAGAATGACCGTGATTTAGagaagaaatgctgttcttttgaacattctgttcatccaaaaatcctgaaaaaagtatcagtttccaccaaaatatcttaagcaacacaactgtttttaaaatttatAAGAATAAGATGTTTTATGATAaagtgtttcttaagcagcaaatcagcatacaaaaatgatttctgaaggagcattaatgcattactttttaatttacaagaaaatatctgagttactttttcaaaaaagtaatgccagttactttgaTTTCCCATTTATTGATTGACAAGTCTTCTGTCCCCATATTGCTGAGCATATTGATAGATTATAAGGATATGTTCACAAAACAACTCATGAAACTAATATCACACTATCTACTGACCTTTTAGTGTGCACCATACATCACTTAAATGTAccatttttgtttcaaaatcaATAGCTGTAGAGGCATTTTTCTTTTCAGCCTTCAAATGTCTTATGCAACGTCATTCCCCAGTGCTGAAAGACAGTCACCAGACATGATTTTTGGATGGATGTACATATTTTAGATGATGTATTAGTTTTATAtcaagtcagagagagagagagaaaacaccaAATCCTGCAAATTAATTTTGAGGAATCATAATAATGTGTGTCAATACAGCTTAAGCGACTCTTACAGATGAAGACCATATGGGTGTCAGAAAGAAAACCTAAAAAGTCTATCACTCTTCCTTGCTGGACTTAACTCAACATCACAGCCTGTGCTAAAGCCATTCTGCTCTAAGCCATGAGACGTTTAAGTTGTTAGACCCAAATTGGTCTAGCATGCCAGTCTGCTCTGTTTTGATTCAATCAAACATCATTT
Coding sequences within it:
- the LOC132097124 gene encoding actin-related protein 2/3 complex subunit 5-like protein, with the translated sequence MAKNTQSSRFRGVDIVEYDENKFVDEQDEASEQQGPDAREVDDLIRQGDMMTSFHIALRNPPINSKNPAVKEWAQTVVLRVLTAFKSSDIEPAVKSLDRNRVDLLMKYIYRGFEKPSDNSSAILLQWHEKAFAVGGLGSIVRVLTARKSV